In Puntigrus tetrazona isolate hp1 chromosome 18, ASM1883169v1, whole genome shotgun sequence, one genomic interval encodes:
- the itpkcb gene encoding inositol-trisphosphate 3-kinase Cb, giving the protein MKTKELQSVQKCWRDDFKEGKSSVDAGVQEPKKLILNASSSGNRHATENLILLSRDASFESSESRSGQKGVALREENHECCVSLWDMERVSEGGAVTPGRVSEENVTQCLNAPDFLTDFSCSSPLAERKMTKSTSQPSVPGRQGGEAERQASNPFPRIIPKLIVTQDDLGPGQDSPHISNLTLSMGGFSLDLHPDEDSPCSDSGCGGSPAPSPFHRKLSSSSSAGLSSASSFEESEDDFTGSDIEPASLSPRMIGSPDEPTGAKSWRKLKTMVHCSPFVVSFKKRYPWVQLAGHAGNFQAGEYGKLLKKYCECEQQCLEKLMNDCLRPFVPGYYGIVQQNDQDYNLMDDLLTDFNSPSIMDCKMGSRTYLEEELVKARERPRLRKDMYEKMVAVDPGAPSPEEKAQQAVLKPRYMQWRETLSSTATLGFRIEGIKKADGTCNTSFKKTKHKEQVMKALSDFVDGNTQLLRSYLQRLEELRSTLETSQFFRTHEVVGSSLLFVHDASGLARVWMIDFGKTVPLPPPQTLDHRTPWAEGNREDGYLWGLDNLIQIYGDMLQDTTPPSP; this is encoded by the exons ATGAAAACCAAGGAGCTGCAGTCTGTTCAGAAGTGCTGGCGGGACGACTTCAAAGAAGGGAAGAGCTCTGTGGATGCGGGAGTACAGGAGCcgaaaaaacttattttaaacgCAAGTTCTTCCGGTAATCGACATGCGACCGAAAACCTGATACTTCTGAGTCGGGACGCCAGCTTTGAAAGTTCTGAATCCCGAAGCGGACAGAAAGGAGTAGCGTTACGCGAGGAGAACCATGAGTGTTGCGTCTCGCTGTGGGACATGGAAAGAGTGTCAGAAGGAGGTGCCGTGACTCCAGGCAGAGTTTCGGAGGAAAATGTGACCCAGTGCCTGAACGCACCAGACTTTTTAACAGACTTCAGTTGCTCGTCTCCGTTAGCCGAAcgcaaaatgactaaaagtaCGTCGCAACCGTCCGTGCCAGGTCGGCAGGGTGGAGAAGCGGAGCGGCAAGCCTCCAACCCGTTCCCTAGGATTATTCCCAAACTAATAGTCACCCAGGACGATTTAGGTCCCGGTCAGGACAGTCCGCACATCAGTAATTTGACTTTAAGCATGGGCGGCTTTTCGCTGGACCTGCATCCCGACGAGGACTCGCCCTGCTCGGACAGCGGCTGTGGAGGCTCCCCCGCGCCCTCTCCCTTCCACAGGAAACTGTCCAGCTCCTCCTCCGCTGGATTGTCCTCCGCCTCGTCCTTCGAGGAGTCCGAGGATGATTTCACGGGCAGCGACATAGAGCCCGCGAGTCTGTCCCCCCGTATGATCGGCAGTCCCGACGAACCCACAGGG gctAAATCGTGGAGGAAGCTAAAGACTATGGTGCATTGCTCTCCATTCGTGGTTTCGTTTAAGAAACGATATCCTTGGGTTCAGCTCGCAGGCCATGCAG GTAATTTCCAGGCAGGCGAGTACGGGAAACTATTAAAGAAGTACTGTGAATGTGAGCAGCAGTGTCTCGAGAAGCTGATGAACGACTGCCTCCGGCCGTTTGTTCCCGGTTACTACGGCATCGTTCAGCAGAACGACCAGGATTACAACCTAATGGATGATCTGCTGACCGACTTCAACTCCCCTTCGATCATGGATTGCAAGATGGGAAGCAG GACATACTTGGAAGAAGAGCTGGTGAAGGCCCGTGAGCGTCCTCGTCTTAGGAAGGATATGTACGAGAAGATGGTAGCCGTGGACCCAGGAGCACCTAGTCCAGAGGAGAAAGCCCAGCAGGCCGTACTTAAACCACGGTACATGCAGTGGAGGGAAACGCTGAGCTCGACCGCCACTCTCGGCTTCCGCATTGAGGGCATCAAG AAAGCAGATGGCACATGCAACACcagctttaaaaaaaccaaacataaGGAGCAGGTGATGAAGGCCTTGAGTGACTTTGTGGATGGAAACACACAGTTACTG AGGAGTTATCTGCAGAGGCTGGAGGAGCTACGAAGCACTCTGGAGACGTCACAGTTCTTCAGGACACACGAG GTGGTTGGGAGTTCTTTGCTCTTCGTCCACGATGCTTCAGGCCTGGCCCGAGTATGGATGATAGACTTTGGTAAAACCGTCCCGCTGCCGCCACCCCAAACCCTGGACCACCGCACGCCCTGGGCCGAGGGGAACCGGGAGGACGGGTACCTGTGGGGTCTGGACAACCTCATTCAGATCTATGGAGACATGCTGCAGGACACCACACCTCCCTCCCCGTGA